One stretch of Paenibacillus sp. AN1007 DNA includes these proteins:
- a CDS encoding glycosyltransferase, with protein sequence MNILLVVDIVLSGRGGMETALSLIYHELKPKHDITVILRGESEDQAWEKGMNTIALSRKISDFIPKHILFNMYSAALANVIKELPRADIIVSTGAIGVKASSLAVARLNMQVPVVSWLHFNLDFYYQFFEDLRAADGHLAISQGNLRDLHCVFPEKQNKLVYNPVKFDDIPYVSRSAHPVFLVVGRLAKVKNVDHILKALSPLQQKYFELHIIGDGEQYEPLQELSCQLGLQHHIVWHGWQQNPWDAVHSAASLILASDTEPFGLVLIEALSRGIPVISSSCNYGPREIVNDSNGWLYEPGNLGQLTSILNGVMQGDLTLPAPETCRESVKGYAVQRIAVRFEQALQDIAVSRSVQQD encoded by the coding sequence AGACAGCCCTGTCATTAATTTATCATGAGCTTAAGCCTAAGCATGATATAACGGTGATTCTGAGAGGGGAATCCGAAGATCAAGCCTGGGAAAAGGGAATGAACACGATCGCTTTGTCTAGGAAAATTAGCGATTTCATTCCAAAGCATATTCTGTTCAATATGTATTCTGCTGCCTTGGCGAACGTCATTAAAGAACTTCCGAGAGCAGATATCATCGTCTCCACAGGGGCCATTGGCGTTAAGGCTTCATCGCTGGCGGTCGCACGATTAAATATGCAGGTGCCTGTCGTTAGCTGGCTTCATTTCAACTTGGACTTTTACTATCAATTCTTCGAAGATTTACGGGCGGCGGACGGCCATCTGGCAATCAGTCAAGGTAACCTGAGAGACCTGCACTGTGTTTTTCCTGAGAAACAGAACAAGCTGGTCTATAATCCTGTGAAGTTTGATGATATTCCGTATGTGAGCAGATCGGCTCACCCTGTATTTTTGGTTGTGGGAAGGCTGGCCAAAGTAAAAAATGTGGATCATATCTTAAAGGCCCTGTCTCCTTTACAGCAGAAATATTTTGAATTACACATCATCGGTGATGGTGAACAATATGAACCTTTACAAGAACTGTCCTGTCAATTGGGGCTGCAGCATCATATTGTATGGCATGGCTGGCAGCAAAATCCATGGGATGCTGTGCACAGCGCTGCTTCATTAATTCTGGCTTCCGATACAGAACCGTTCGGGCTCGTTCTGATTGAAGCTCTTTCAAGGGGCATTCCGGTGATCTCCAGCAGCTGCAATTACGGACCAAGAGAGATTGTGAATGACAGCAATGGTTGGCTGTATGAACCCGGGAATCTGGGGCAATTGACGTCTATTTTGAACGGCGTTATGCAGGGGGATCTGACGCTTCCTGCACCTGAGACCTGCAGAGAATCGGTTAAAGGTTATGCGGTTCAACGCATTGCAGTACGTTTTGAACAGGCGCTTCAGGACATTGCAGTGTCTCGATCTGTACAGCAGGATTGA
- a CDS encoding radical SAM protein, which produces MQIEERLHIPDVAVYYEDGQYVVHNVQLNCWVVYSPSEYEIASELIYDGKSAAELIDSGLNPQQVKQVARKMLMYRVAYQGERPAEYHMLDVMQKQGMGKVPPAAVYFVTTYKCNLSCIYCYADSSPERSMNGDMNTEEAKDMIRQIKELGSSTIVFTGGEAFIRKDIMELMAYSKEIGLKVNVISNGTLINSREKVNEIAKLVDLFTISFDSLDKEEHEANRGKNTWERARKSIDLLLEAGIKLKINQTVTKHNRDSVEPMLQFATERAVRLNIVPLATLGRGDDRMQGLSFGERRRIADRMLDIEMGDAHEDCQALNVRQYERRRHCGHGTSEFSIDAKGNVFPCKLMHSPMFHAGSIREKSLREIWETSEVFERSRNRTVHTLPECMKCTFRESCGGGCRAFHWGATGDIDGTTPHDCSGIRRGIRRKMVAYFKMAGGKPNEPVVSNSR; this is translated from the coding sequence ATGCAAATAGAGGAACGATTGCATATTCCGGATGTCGCGGTGTACTACGAGGACGGTCAGTATGTCGTACATAACGTTCAACTCAACTGTTGGGTTGTGTACTCACCAAGCGAGTATGAAATTGCATCGGAATTGATATATGACGGAAAATCGGCAGCTGAATTGATTGATTCAGGCTTAAACCCGCAGCAGGTGAAGCAGGTTGCACGAAAAATGCTGATGTATCGTGTAGCCTACCAAGGAGAAAGACCCGCTGAGTACCACATGCTGGATGTCATGCAGAAGCAGGGAATGGGTAAGGTCCCGCCTGCTGCGGTATATTTTGTAACGACCTACAAATGTAATCTGAGCTGTATTTATTGTTACGCGGACAGCAGCCCGGAGCGCTCGATGAATGGGGATATGAACACAGAAGAAGCCAAAGACATGATCAGACAGATCAAGGAACTTGGCAGTAGTACCATCGTGTTTACGGGTGGTGAAGCATTTATCCGTAAGGATATCATGGAGCTCATGGCCTATAGTAAAGAAATTGGATTAAAAGTTAACGTAATCAGCAATGGTACGTTGATTAACAGCCGTGAAAAGGTTAATGAAATTGCCAAGCTGGTGGATTTGTTTACGATCAGCTTTGACTCACTCGATAAAGAAGAGCATGAAGCCAACCGTGGTAAAAATACGTGGGAACGGGCACGTAAATCGATAGATCTTCTTCTGGAAGCCGGAATTAAATTGAAAATCAACCAAACGGTGACCAAGCATAATCGGGATTCGGTTGAGCCGATGCTGCAGTTTGCCACGGAGCGCGCGGTACGTTTGAATATTGTACCGCTAGCGACGCTTGGCCGCGGGGATGACCGCATGCAGGGACTGAGCTTTGGCGAACGCCGCCGCATTGCGGATCGGATGCTGGATATCGAGATGGGAGATGCCCATGAAGACTGCCAGGCTCTGAACGTGAGGCAGTATGAGCGCAGACGGCATTGCGGCCATGGTACGAGTGAGTTTTCAATTGATGCGAAGGGCAACGTTTTCCCCTGCAAGCTGATGCATTCTCCGATGTTTCACGCTGGATCAATTCGAGAGAAGTCACTTCGGGAAATATGGGAGACGTCGGAGGTATTTGAACGCTCGCGGAACAGGACGGTGCACACGCTGCCAGAGTGCATGAAATGTACGTTCAGGGAATCCTGCGGTGGGGGGTGCCGTGCATTCCATTGGGGAGCTACAGGTGACATTGACGGAACCACCCCCCATGATTGTTCGGGGATCCGGCGTGGTATTCGTAGAAAAATGGTTGCTTATTTCAAAATGGCAGGAGGTAAACCGAATGAGCCAGTGGTTTCAAATAGCCGATGA
- a CDS encoding ABC transporter ATP-binding protein codes for MSRLHAGLVQIWMIVRAGDRAIWVLLALILALGVWPGFMVWAIKHSVNQLANGDRNSSLAYIGIIAGAGTIAILLNVIQPYFLRKVKDHVYHNLSIRLFDNVNRRTENELLRASTRNRISSTSESVSSIYHGGLDGLSALLQVIITGISLTWILLVVAWWAPLLILAGTVLNVWLMKKAAAAESGFLESISETTRLEGTFLDMLTTFKSAKEMRVFGISGWVKGKWLTEQIRIARLTMRQMIKTGFYRLAGQLGSGVVTTIVLLVGLWKLWQGTLHPGEVAALLIGGLHLEQLLGLVLSQGKHWLGRKMFLAELIQQPAEEHSETAANPATETAANTAAAGSTNTTSDAGMDTGTIGRPNNDIHSTCAISVRQLTFSYDGEHEVLKNISFDIERGAKVAIVGANGSGKSTLMLMLSGLLKPDHGSVVSEDTGGFCLQDYGRYKLSAAENVYLGDITRKEHTEDMMEALKLTNAQFVNTLPQGLQTELWPEVGGSDLSEGQWQRLALARSMFRAIYRAGSVIIMDEPTSKLDPSNELSILESIINRLEGYTVLFVVHRLVGCAFADTVLLMDQGEIRDYGTHDGLLQTSEPYQAMWKASSSFMETMKEEEGGDVA; via the coding sequence ATGAGCCGTTTACATGCCGGATTGGTCCAGATATGGATGATTGTTCGGGCAGGGGATCGGGCGATCTGGGTATTGTTAGCCCTTATTCTTGCACTCGGTGTGTGGCCTGGTTTCATGGTATGGGCAATCAAGCATTCAGTGAATCAACTGGCTAACGGCGACCGCAACTCATCGTTAGCTTACATAGGTATTATTGCTGGGGCTGGCACGATTGCGATTTTGCTCAACGTGATACAGCCCTATTTTCTTAGAAAAGTAAAGGACCACGTCTATCACAATCTGTCTATCCGCCTGTTTGACAATGTAAATCGTAGAACAGAAAATGAGCTGCTCCGTGCGTCGACGCGAAACCGGATTTCAAGCACTTCGGAATCGGTCAGCTCGATCTACCATGGTGGACTGGATGGGCTGTCGGCACTACTCCAGGTCATTATAACGGGAATTTCCCTGACATGGATTCTGTTGGTGGTGGCATGGTGGGCGCCTTTGCTGATACTGGCTGGTACGGTGCTTAATGTATGGCTCATGAAAAAGGCAGCAGCTGCTGAATCAGGTTTTCTGGAAAGCATCTCGGAGACAACGAGGCTTGAAGGAACGTTTCTGGATATGCTGACCACGTTTAAATCTGCCAAAGAAATGCGTGTTTTTGGTATATCCGGTTGGGTGAAAGGGAAGTGGCTGACCGAGCAGATTCGAATCGCACGCTTAACGATGAGGCAAATGATCAAGACCGGATTTTACAGACTGGCAGGTCAACTTGGCAGCGGGGTCGTAACAACCATTGTATTGCTGGTAGGGTTATGGAAACTTTGGCAGGGTACACTGCATCCTGGAGAAGTCGCAGCACTGCTTATTGGGGGGCTGCATCTGGAACAGCTGCTGGGCCTGGTTCTCAGCCAGGGTAAGCACTGGTTGGGGCGGAAAATGTTTTTGGCGGAATTGATACAGCAGCCCGCAGAGGAACATTCGGAAACAGCAGCAAACCCGGCTACAGAGACAGCTGCAAACACAGCCGCTGCTGGAAGTACAAATACAACTTCAGATGCGGGTATGGATACAGGCACAATAGGCCGCCCAAATAATGATATCCATTCTACCTGTGCCATTTCTGTTCGACAACTAACGTTCAGTTATGACGGAGAACATGAGGTGCTGAAAAATATCAGCTTTGATATTGAACGCGGAGCCAAGGTGGCCATCGTTGGTGCTAATGGTTCAGGTAAAAGCACCTTAATGCTGATGCTTTCGGGCTTGTTGAAGCCTGACCATGGTTCCGTAGTGTCGGAGGATACAGGCGGCTTCTGTTTGCAAGACTACGGACGGTATAAACTCTCCGCTGCTGAGAACGTGTATCTGGGTGATATCACTCGCAAGGAGCATACGGAGGACATGATGGAAGCATTAAAGCTTACTAATGCCCAATTTGTAAACACGCTGCCGCAGGGACTGCAAACGGAGCTGTGGCCGGAAGTCGGAGGATCGGACCTGTCAGAAGGGCAGTGGCAGCGACTGGCCTTAGCCAGAAGTATGTTCCGGGCTATATATCGGGCGGGCTCGGTCATTATTATGGATGAACCAACGTCAAAACTTGACCCGAGTAACGAACTAAGCATTCTGGAGTCCATTATTAATCGATTAGAGGGGTACACCGTATTGTTTGTTGTTCACCGTCTGGTGGGTTGTGCTTTTGCGGATACGGTTCTTCTAATGGATCAGGGGGAAATCCGGGACTATGGAACACATGACGGACTGCTTCAGACAAGCGAACCTTATCAAGCGATGTGGAAAGCCTCTTCTTCTTTTATGGAGACGATGAAGGAAGAGGAAGGAGGGGACGTGGCGTAA
- a CDS encoding PqqD family peptide modification chaperone: MSQWFQIADDVFFDENVEGIFILSDAGEVFVLEDDVSKAVWNMLADSAQSLDEMSQQIKLKFNIGDGDHVEDDIRDFVTALSKIGVLNECKVPADRIS, from the coding sequence ATGAGCCAGTGGTTTCAAATAGCCGATGATGTATTTTTTGATGAAAATGTAGAGGGGATATTCATTCTTTCGGATGCTGGTGAGGTATTCGTATTAGAGGATGATGTAAGTAAAGCAGTGTGGAATATGCTCGCAGATTCTGCACAATCTCTTGATGAGATGTCTCAGCAGATCAAGCTGAAATTCAATATTGGGGATGGAGACCATGTTGAGGACGACATTCGGGATTTTGTAACGGCACTATCCAAAATAGGAGTTCTGAACGAATGCAAAGTACCCGCAGACAGGATTTCCTGA
- a CDS encoding S24/S26 family peptidase: MQSTRRQDFLIRALQQGKSIPIVIEGHCMHPLLVQGQRIAVNPLLDEIKVGDVVLVRDQMNGFLAHRIISLGHDFVVTAGDRNHMSDPPVRRNDILGRLDITDDPMLNQNPEQKPVQHSSTLTDSRGSSSEIKIVVHPDAMGSSYGEVLSRAFGVDVVIAKNPLTQLKHMREKGWTSVVIHEGARQHLSQLPHAAGRVVIFAGYEVARDTDESAGIIGMSDVDIVARTAVEYWNNLHAELSIAAIIGFHMRGTTVCHG, translated from the coding sequence ATGCAAAGTACCCGCAGACAGGATTTCCTGATTCGTGCATTGCAGCAAGGCAAGTCCATCCCCATCGTGATTGAGGGCCACTGCATGCATCCTCTTCTTGTTCAGGGGCAGCGCATTGCTGTGAATCCTTTACTGGATGAAATCAAAGTGGGCGATGTTGTGCTGGTTCGTGACCAGATGAATGGTTTTCTCGCTCATCGCATCATCAGCCTTGGACATGACTTCGTCGTAACTGCAGGTGATCGCAATCACATGTCTGATCCTCCTGTACGGCGGAATGATATTTTGGGACGATTGGATATAACGGACGATCCGATGCTCAATCAAAACCCGGAGCAAAAGCCTGTTCAGCATTCATCGACCCTAACTGATTCCCGTGGTTCATCATCTGAAATAAAGATTGTTGTCCATCCTGATGCCATGGGTAGTTCATATGGTGAAGTGTTGTCTCGTGCCTTTGGAGTAGATGTCGTCATCGCGAAAAATCCGCTCACCCAGCTAAAGCATATGCGGGAGAAGGGATGGACATCCGTTGTCATTCATGAAGGTGCAAGACAACATCTATCTCAGCTGCCGCATGCTGCTGGCAGGGTGGTGATCTTTGCCGGTTACGAGGTGGCGAGGGACACGGATGAATCTGCCGGTATTATTGGCATGAGTGATGTGGACATCGTAGCTCGAACAGCAGTCGAATATTGGAATAACCTGCATGCAGAATTAAGCATTGCAGCGATTATAGGTTTTCATATGAGGGGGACAACCGTATGTCATGGGTAA
- a CDS encoding 4Fe-4S binding protein, translating into MSWVITATCEGELLAKCIVACPEEAIQTSPDAKQYYINPSVCTDCGLCDLACPVAAIFPESAVPKQWRSSIEENRLFFLT; encoded by the coding sequence ATGTCATGGGTAATAACCGCCACATGCGAAGGAGAACTTTTGGCTAAATGTATCGTGGCTTGCCCTGAAGAAGCCATTCAGACTTCTCCAGATGCGAAGCAATATTATATTAATCCATCGGTATGTACCGATTGCGGCCTGTGTGATCTGGCTTGCCCTGTGGCAGCTATTTTTCCGGAAAGCGCCGTGCCGAAGCAATGGAGAAGCAGCATTGAAGAGAATCGTTTGTTCTTTCTCACGTAG